The DNA window tgtatacgtgaatagtaccgtatacgtgaatagttcCGTATATGTGAATAGtatcgtatacgtgaatagtgccgtatacgtgaatagtgccgtatacgtgaatagtaccgtaaacggtcgtattccccaagtacgaatctggctctgataccaattgttgcgcggaagcgtgtgaaagagtaaaattattgtactaaaaaatcacactaagttcaattcccaggaaagagaggtggatcacgaggatcacttaagtaccaagtctttcctagccagaatatccctctatcgtaatttaatagcacaataaatcactacaatcacactcacaaaatatgaacattaaatagtaaagaacaccagaattttaacgaggttcggcaaatcttgcctacgtcctcgggcactaccaaatatatttcactccaaaaatacaagtgaaactttacaaatagggagagagaacaatgccttaagtagagaatggcaaatgtgggatgatgagaatgagcaatggttggcctatttatagttgagattcaagggccaccttgcaaagtccctattcacttagggaccaaaaattgctattatcccatgcccaacactaaataaatatttagtgcccataactttgacctttccaaggtatgcgtaggtatgggaaaggtatgggcaaggtatgggaTATATTCTAATAGAAACCCTTAACTCTTGACTAAAATCGCAAGGTAAGGATAATGggtaaaatattttgtttttcttttgtttactaTGCTTTTGAGGTAGAGTATGTTTAGGTCTTAACAGTTCTCTATTTATGTTGATCGGAATTATTTGGGGTTAGCTTAAAATCACTACAAAGTTAGATGTCTCCATCTCTGCAAGTcccccaatatatatatatatatattttttgtgaaaaattttgaaCTTGGGAGAAAGATATCTAATTCTTATGGAttggtttatttttctatatGGAATGGACATTGTTATCAGTTAATCCCAGCTGCTTGatgaatctttcttcttctttgacTTCTCTTAATCTGTTTGGGTATCGTATGCAATGGAACTTCTCTTAATCTACCTCGAATACAACTAaataaaaattcacattttttcaACCATTCTTCTGAAAATTTATTGTTTGTTTTGCAGTATCTTTAAagtgtaatattttttttctggGTTTGATTAAATGGAGAAAAATAAGGATGACGATTATGGAGAGGAAGAAGATTCAGAGTATGTATTACTTGATCTTGAAGCTGTTCGTGGGCAGATTGACATCCCTCCAAATGCACCTTATACTCTTTCTGTAAGTTCTAAATTTTTCTATGTTACAAATTTGTTAAGGTTTTTTAGCAGTTATGTGAAAATTAGAATTTATAACTGAATGAGTATTTAGGAAGTTTAGTCTTGAATACATATGACAGatacaaatattttaagaaaactaAGAATCCGAGAAGAAAGCTTTGCCTTCGGTTTTTGTTGCTTGATGTTCATTTTATATTTGTTAATTCATGAAACGAAAGCTCTTATATTTTTACTGGTCAGCTTATGAGGATTAGGGAATTTTCATGTGTTGATAGAGATCTTAATCTAGTTATATAATACTAGCTATCCTTGTGATTGCTTTAATTATGAAGAACTTAATCTAGATAAACCTTGTTTAGATTATGTATATACTTGCTTTGCACTTGTTGGatttaataaatattagattCAGCAATCTGCATTTCAGCATTTATggtgttatatatttatataaaatttggcaagtttataatttgtattatataaaatttcttatATTTGCGTATTCATTTAGTTTGCGATATGGTTGATCTTAATAAAAATCAACCTATATATGTTTTTGTTCTTTGATTGGAGCTCTGCATAGATGAATACGGATTTGATTTTGGTGTGTAATTGTAAGCTTCTATTTATTTGTTTAGTGATATTCTTGACTGGAAATATTGCTTACTTGATTTACTGGTATTTTGCTGTCAGTTTTGAACAAGGTTTGATTGTTGTTTTTAACCcttttttctttgatttatcATATTGTGATGATCAGATTGTTATGAATGTCAGGGTCTGGATACGATGAATCCAATATTAATCATAGACAAAAAAGTGAAGCTGGTGAGTTGTTAACTTTGCAAATCTTGctatattatttaaatcaaggTCAGTGTCAGATGTGGATCTGTACGTGACATGgatttaccaaaattttctatgtttttctctATATTTGGAGGACCATTCCTCCACACTAGTGTCTGAATATGTTACGTATACATAAAGAAACTGAAAAGTCCGAACAATATTAAATCTAGTATTTACCTTGAACAACGAAGGTTCCAACTTCCAGGTTATTTATGTTTTGAAAAGTTTATTTCTCTTGATGACCATACTTACTAAATATCTTAGGActaccattatttatttatttattaatgtttattGCTAGAAATTTTAAATGGTGTATGAATGTCTCTGTTATGCATGAGAATGACGTAAAGAATTCAGGAAGCCATAGACTGAATATGGTATTataaatggaaaatattatcTAGAGATCATTTtccaaatcattatcattcaagtCTGGATAACTGGATAGGTATTCATATCTGACATTTGTTTCCAATTCCGGTAATGTAAAAGTTTGCTTTGATTTGAACTAGGGATTTGGTGGTCCGCAATAGGCCTAAGCTATCGCTTTTATAATTGCTCTTTGATTTGAGCTCTAATAATCACCAACTGATGCTGAGATGAGGGTTttttaattcatgaaattttcatgttttaagttaatttattttcCAAATTACAGATCGGAGAATATGAAGAAACAATTGGGACTTGCTTTGTTTTCTCTGAAGATGGTGAGCAATATTTCCTGTTATACTTACTTTGAGCTAAACCGGGACTTGGTTAACTTACTTCATCCTATTCTCTCTTTGTTATCATCTTCTTGCCCCTTGCATAGCGGAATAGCAAGTTACTTGTACAATCCAGGCACTCTTGtcgtgttattattatttttctatgtcGTATTGCATTTAAGGTGTTATATAGTTTGTGACACGATAAATCCATGATAGATTTTGGCATGTTCTTGCATACATGTTGTGTTCCAGTAGTTGAACTTCAGTCCGTAACATAGGCTGCCTCTTGGTTTATTCTGTTTCTCAAACATTTTGCATTGCATGAATTAATAACTTGTGTGTGAAATTATGATTTACAGAAGCTTCACCTGTAGTACATGAAGAGACAGGTCCATCAGAGGCAAATCTCTTCTCAGGCAAATATATAATAGATCCAAATCAAGCTCCAAGAAAGCAAGTAAAACCGGTCACTCGACTTCAGAAGATTCTCAAGTTCAGATTGTTACTCGACGAGGATGTTCAAGTCGAAACAAATTCCCAAAATAATTCAATATTGTAAACTAGCAAACTCAAAATTTGTAGTTAAATGTTGATCCTTAACTTTGAaagtaatttaatgaaaatttgaaagtaatttaatgaaattcaagCTTAGTTATGCTCTGAGGAAGAGTCTATATTTTTAAGCGGTGGATCTTGTATATAACTATTTCAGCAGATTGCGAATTATAATGCAGCAAATGTAACTTTTTAGTAATGAAGGTGTGATTGATCCGAGTAGAACCGAGGCtgagttaattgagttgaaaattttaattttcaacatttgattgagttttatatttataatttgaatgAAAGTTGAATTACTCGAATTTATTTGATTGACTTGATTTCAACTTAGAAATGGAAGAGAACAAAAATAGTTGACCTTTGACTCTGCAAGTGTCAAAAGTTGTACACCATTACACTTTGCttgaatattattattactatttcttCATGACAGTTTCCATGAAATTGACTCATAAAAATAAAGTTagttttcttcttttcatttctGAATCTTCCATGGCACCTTACCTCTTTCAACTTGGTCTTTCCTCCAGCTTTCTTTCTTCACAAAGTTGTTAAATCTTTTTTCATGGTTGATTTGCGTTTTTTTTCCCTTCAGTGGCAATCAGAAGTATCAGGTAACTTTAATTTCTAATTCtctatttcttttgattttcacaAATCTTGTTCTTGAAATATTTCTATGTTATTGCTTCCTATCTTTTCTAAAATCTTCCCTTGACGCACTTTTGATTTGGGTTTTGCTTCCTTTTCAACTTTTAGCTGAAAATTTATTCATATGCTTTAATTTTCTGGTTTCTTCATGATTAAGATGCACAAATTTGATCAAGCAATTACCATGTACCAGGATTAAAAACTGGAAAAACCCCATTTTGGTAGTGAATTTAAGTCTATAAAATTGGTATGGGTAAATTCTATCAACGGTCACTCCACTTTGATATAATTAGTAAAACAACtactttgatttcaatttaatgctcaactttcgaaaaataataaattagttgTTTTAAAAGTTAACATACGCATCCTAGCTGTCGTTTAAGACCTCAAAGCTTCGAACAAGGCTTCAACGGATCACCACCATATTCCAACCGTAGCTTTTTTTCGACCAACCATAACTCTTGaccagggatttaaatagcggtccgATACCGGTATAGTGGCCGCTATATAGAGGTAGCGGCACCGTCCAAAACCGCTATTATGTTTTACAATAAGTTGtgcgaattttttttaaaattcgctgttgacaccatttttttggatgaaaacggggtcgacttggaaaaaaaaaatgaaaacgggagtcgccaccaatccttttttgacgaggtgtgatcgggtcacctcaaaaagtggttgttttttaataaatgatttaattttattaaaacaacaattttggtctacgaaattcagaaaaatgagttcgggagccggttacgcacgaggaaggattagcaccctcgatacgcccaaaattggtacctggttgattaattagtgtcttagtgtcgaaaattgaaaatttgaagagttttaaaaaatacgatccttaaaagaaaatctgatatcgtgaattgaaacataagattctcttgttccgaaggaatatcacatccagcacgttaggacacgatactctaaaccatcgaaaccaagatcaccttatagtttaatgaaaccgtactttgaagctttaagaggatatttggctatttagtcaaacgagaaatcgaaacccagtaccttagggcacgttcctcgaatttccaaacgcaaaatattgccttatttggaaatatttcccttttttaaaatatgatattcaTGTGCATGGCGGAATAATAAACATgattatgtaaataaaaaatgaacaaaacgaataataaataaatcatacatttcatagcaaataaataaataaataaataaactgaaGCGTAAAAAAATAGACATATAAATACATAGTAAATGATCATACAAAACAATAaaggaaaatagatgaaaattataaaatatgaacatgtatatgtacatgtatatttaagggaaatatgcatatgtatgtatatacatagaattacgaaaatatgaaagatatatatgtattaggagatgtaaaaaatataaatatctacatgtatatgtatatagaagttataaaaaatttaagtatatatatatgtatattcgtgagaaaaagaaaaagaaaagtatgtatataggtatatatatagatgtatagataaattataaatataaaatataagtatgtataaatgcatatatatatatatatatatatatagataaagttATAAGAATGTGtgcacgtatatgtatatatataagctaaAAAATGTTTATAAAGAGAAATgtacatatatgcacatatatatattaagatatatggatatatataataagatatatagatatataactaaatataatattaataacaataggacaaatatattcaaaatttaaataagcgaatataaaataaaatacaacaataatattaaactaatggtataataatagtaatatataaaaaaatatataagtacaaataataataataataacgaaaTGGACCCAATtgggataaaaaaatttaagggcattTGTACAGTAAGTAAATGCGCAAataaggaccaaaatggaaaggCGCGAAAGGGCGAAGAACCTAATGGGAAATAAACCCAATTTCAGGCCAAGCGTCCCCTCCCCAGGGGTCCAACAAATTGAGGACCAAATAAAAAAACGGGAAAAATCTTCGatccaaattaaaaaatgaagaaaagtcataaaaggactaaattgaatcaaatcgaaaATGCGGAAGGGCCTAAATCACAAATAACCCCTTgatagaaaacacgcggatcccctgagttgggtcgggtcgacgcgcgggcTAGGGAGTGaagcgacgtcgttttggggccagATGAAGctggccaaaacggcgtcgtttccaggcgctataaaaatcaaattttttttcagatttctcattttcttcacttttcttaaaaaagaaactcaaaaacTCTCTCAAGCCCTTTTGGGCAGTCCGGCCTCATGCCTAAGGTCCGACCGTCGGCCACCGCGCCAGTAACCGGCCGCCGGCGATGGTGCCACCGtctgcggtggccggaaaagtcCAAAAGGCCTATTTTACCCCTCTTTTCGAGTTGGGTTCATATCCGGagttagaaaagccgaaatcctggcGAAAAGGGCCGAAATCGGAAGAGACCTTTCGGTTCTTCCTTCTCCCCTCCGCCGAAATCAGGTAAAACTCCCTTCCCTTCGTTTTGTTTTGCTTTTGAAATCTTTGTagagaaagaaacaaaataaaataaaataaaaaaggaacgtaaacaaaaaataagaaagaGATGCACTGTAAtcaacccttttttttatttcatttctttctgccaataagtgtttttgttcttttttttacaaaaatcggAAAAAACCTCCTGTTTACATGCttgtttcggcttttatagccttatttTTGCTCTCTGTTCTTTGTTGTTTTGCAGGTTTTGCAGAGCAAGTGGGCATGGGCGGTGGTGGCAGGTGCTTGGGCGGTGGCAGctggtgtcagacgcgtgggggtaTGGGGTGCAGACGGTGATGGGCATGCGGGGGGggtttgctggtatgggcccgggcagattttgggctttacagctgcccctctttgctcgttgtcgtgtaacgaaaacagagcaaagaccaagaaagaccaaatttgcccgggcttgCCGAGCCTTGGCTTCTTTTGGTGCTTTtattcttcaagtagcctcgttcTGTTCTACTGTGTCTCGTTGCTTCAATCCACTTCACTGCGTTCCAGAGAAACATGACTTAAATCTATTTTGCtgcaactccatggggatgagatttgttgtttttagtctgctccactactgcttaggggaataagatctgtaatcctcaatctattccactgccaaatacagagacaagatctgctttcttcgatctacttcacgccaatacatgaagacaagatctactttctgcgatctacttcgccaccaatatgggaagacaagatctgcgtcgtcgatccacttccaatCATTATAAGAAGATAggacctgttatctttgatctacttcacgccaatacatgaagacaagatctgctttcttcgatctacttcacgccaatacatgaagacaagatctactttctgcgatctacttcgccaccaatatgggaagacaagatctgcgtcgtcgatccacttccaatcattataggaagataggacctgttatctttgatctacttcacgccaatacatgaagacaagatctgctttctgcgatctacttcgccaccaatatgggaagacaagatctgcatcttggatccacttcctatcaatataggaagataggacctgctatcttcgatctacttcacgccaatacatgaagacaagatctgctttcttcgatctacttcgccaccaatatgggaagacaagatctgtatcttggatccacttcctatcaatataggaagataggacctgctatcttcgatctacttcacgccaatacatgaagacaagatctgctttctgcgatctacttcgccaccaatatgggaagacaagatctgcgtcgtcgatccacttcctaccaatataggaagataggatcagctatcttcgatctacttcttgccccgggagatagaactatcagcttcaatgtactccactgtaatcagggaggtaaaatctgccatcttcgatctgctttgctgccaaatacaggaaggcaagatctgcaatcttcaatctattccactgccaaatacagggagatagagttatcggcttcaatgtactccactgtagtcagggaggtaaaatctgccatatttgatcttcaatctattccactgccaaatacagggagatagagttatcggcttcaatgtactccactgtggtcagggaggtaaaatctgccatctttgatcttcaatctattccactgccaaatacagggagatagagttatcggcttcaatgtactccactgtggtcagggaggtaaaatctgccatcttcgatctgcttcgctgccaaatacaggaaggcaagatctgcaatcttcaatctattccactgccaaatacagggagatagagttatcggcttcaatgtattCCACTAttgtcagggaggtaaaatctgccatcttcgatctgcttcgctgccaaatacaggaaagcaagatctgatatcttcaaccagctctgctacaaacgagagaggcaaggtttgtcttcgatctgcttcgctgtcagtgcaggaaggcaagatctgctatcttcaaccagctctactacaaacgagagtggcaaggtttgtcttcgatctgcttcgctgtcaatgcaggaaggcaagatctgctatcttcaaccagctctactacaaacgagagtggcaaggtttgtcttcgatctgcttcgctgtcaatgcaggaaggcaagatctgataacttcaaccagctctgctacgaccgagagaggcaaggtttatcttcaatttttactgatctgttctctagggaacatgacctgtataatgaacctaattatgcctaatgattaggatggcatgatcaaaatgaatcaaatgctcctaactagacatgtgtgaatggtatttgaatgaatgcagaatgtcatgaaaataattccttaatgcttaggttatcatcgctCAAAAGCTTATTGAGGCTTTATCACTAACGTGTCGCAATGCCTTCTTGACCAGCCGGCATTTCCAAATAAACACGTAATCTGATTGCCCCCACTGTGAACATCGTAGTTCAATCCATTgtgacataaaatttgtaccatcaatctcctactgtaacccaagggtagaaagatatggcttttttcaatcttctcctatcgtaattcaagggtataagatttaaatccttctggtcccttacatcgttcccaaggtgtcgtaccaaagactcatgcgcAAACAAGGGCTCTCCtttccgaggtaacctcttcctattgcctgaagatcatcactttcttgtttattcaagctttgtcaccaacatggcatcttgtcaatcaacgcatttgacaacaaaaatccaaagagaaagtctaaatttagactattccttcccaaatttccaacctttaaatttggagtgttctaaacaattgtcctgcttcaggatcctatattatttagaaactttttagagtaatatgcaaaacttccttcgtgaaaattttattagtccattaatcattattccaatgcaacatgcttgcaaaagatcataacgatagataaaatggaattgatttgagagcatagctcaaaatggataaactatcaaggatagcaagaataaaagaggaattaattgggaacacgtatcttgaaaaagaatgaagtattccaagagaaaaaaaagtatgagaacaagatgccccagatatcgtagcttgaacttctctgtaccaactctttgaaagactattctgtgtttgacatgtgtttaggagatctacaagactttgtcgatgccccaagatgctacctaccctttcctgttgaatcaggtatagcaagatcattacatgccccgatttgatcaaaatttgagatgctctgatcgcctcatgccccaatttgatccaagatttgagtcgcccttttttgggttttcaactcaagcccctctggtctcaaggcgccctttgtgggttttcaccttggcctctccttttttcactcattttcttttcttcttttcattaattttcctttttttaagtgaagtatttGTTCCTTGAATCAAAATTCTTAAGATTAGGCAAGTTCTTGCCATCTATCTTGGTCATACCGACACTCTCCCAGATaaagccttccacataaggtccttctggcttggcatccactttcttctgaagtcccttttgtatgggaaggatcttctttgatatcgggtcccccttgtggaattctctggagcaaaccttgttttggtgaactcataccatttgcttttggtacatttgaccatgatagatattttgaacattcctctccaaccaggattggatccaaaaactcaaagagaaggaAATCTCGACCTCAATAGGTGAAACCGCGATAAGCCCAAAAAGAGGGCGTTGCCctgagagagttttttttttggcgatatggtgttaatcttgaacagactgcaaacttcttatattttgctcttgttcaaatttagtgcattgtcaaATATGATTCTTTTCGACTTTTCAAGCTGAcgtgatttttcaaaaaaaattgctgtcgacttcgtgacattggcatatgaaacaGCTTCTTCCCGTGAAGATAAACTGATGACTGCCAGACCTttttttggcgagatcgacctaacaaccttcatgccccacatggaaTCCATTGATTTTTCGTAAGGTGGAATCTGTTTTCACCTTGTTCTACCCTCCTCAATAAGTACAGAGATAGgccacaatctatgtcatcttcgaagtcatgagattcctctaaacacatgtctcactcaaaaggagattctgagtctgtagcagtgtcattcatgtcattgatattcagggacctgttgttggtgcaaaagaatatacaaagaatgtatgaatttaagaataattatttgtacagtataattatgaatgaatgaatgattttaaaaataattattcataaagaatgaaagaatattagctcaaaaatgatcgcaaagatgcatttcattaaaataacgatgttcagacatgagcctatttcacaaaaaaaattcatattgcttcaggctaaaagcaacaagtttgttctgaatattactctaagtaggctctaaatactacagagaCTTCTTTTACAGTCTGATTTATTTAGAACACTTCCAAGTTTATGAGGGCAGACATCTAACAAAGTTCCCTCTTCAATTGTGTCTTCAtgcatgtcattgatgtgaacacttcccaataTCTCTTCATACATCGTATTCACCttattgtcaatcatgattgggtagcagattttctgcagtagatgagtcacccaacttgacaatacccatgttgatgagtttttcaactagtttcttgaaggtgatgcaattctctattgagtgccccgtaattcctgcGTGGTAGTCACAGTGTGTGTTCGCATTATACCACTTTGGATATGGAGGTTGTGGGGGTTTTGAGTAGGAAGGggaaacaacatgcgcatcgaataAATTTTGATACAACTCTTCATATGACATTGGAATTGTTGTGAACTGGAGgttctcagtacctggtttcactccaggttcttgtctcaatgagccttgttggttagcgaccatttttcttggctgattcaccgtaattggttttgaataacccttgctatatgtactcgtgttgttcacctcattgtctTTGTGCTTTGGGGTTGATCTCTTGATGCCTTCTTccgcatctatcttcccacttcttattgcattttcaatcatttcaccagacatcactacatctgagaagctcatggtagcacttcctaacatgtggttaatgaacggtgctttcagagtgttgatgaaaagcatcgtggtttctttctctaaaagaggtggctggacctgtgtcgcgacctctctccatctttgggcatattgcctaaagctctcactatgcttcttttccatgttctgcaatgtgattctatcgggtgtcatatctgtcacatggttgtactgctTTATGAAAGCCTGTGCTAAGTCCTTCCATGAATGGATGTTGATGCGACTTAACTGGTTGTACCACTTAGCTGCAGACCCGATCAGACtatcctggaagcagtggatcaacagttgatcattgttgatgtatcctgtcattcttcgacagaacatagttatatgagcttcaggacaactagtcccgttgtacttttcaaactccggcattttgaatttgggagggagtactagatcaggtaccaaactcaagtccttggcgtcgactccacaatggtagtcggtgttctccatggctctaaatttctcctctagccatctacatcggtcctcaagTTGTTTTGACAAGTCCGTTTTCCCTTTCTCCATCTCTGCCATGTTATCGAGATCAGGAAACACGGGGTTGGTAGGATTAtcaccgggattagaacccgagcctatTGGAAAGTTCATCGATGCCGGGGCACCGACCTGGTA is part of the Gossypium hirsutum isolate 1008001.06 chromosome D11, Gossypium_hirsutum_v2.1, whole genome shotgun sequence genome and encodes:
- the LOC107929800 gene encoding general transcription factor 3C polypeptide 6, yielding MEKNKDDDYGEEEDSEYVLLDLEAVRGQIDIPPNAPYTLSGLDTMNPILIIDKKVKLIGEYEETIGTCFVFSEDEASPVVHEETGPSEANLFSGKYIIDPNQAPRKQVKPVTRLQKILKFRLLLDEDVQVETNSQNNSIL